TTGTCAGCGCTGTTGTCCTTTTAGTTTTAATTATTAGTTTATTAGTTGTCCTATTTTGGCCTGTTCAAAGGTACTTTATTTTGATTCACAAGCATGACGGACAAGTCAAAGTTACTAGCAAAGCAATTAATGGCTACGTCATGAATTCATTGGCAGATTTGCCTTTTATTAATAAAGTCAAGGTTGATTCAAAACTCACTAATCATAAGATCAACATCAAAATTAGTGGTAATCTTGGGCGCGGTGAAAATGTTAGTGCCCTTCTCGAAAATTACTTAGAAGAGTTAAAGAACAACCTTAACCGGTTATTGGGAATTGAACAGAAGC
This genomic window from Lactobacillus panisapium contains:
- the amaP gene encoding alkaline shock response membrane anchor protein AmaP, with protein sequence MKRSKKWLLVVLMILLLPLPIYFLWETSGFWQKYLKIKLPSMGTLNPVLEWYLIVVSAVVLLVLIISLLVVLFWPVQRYFILIHKHDGQVKVTSKAINGYVMNSLADLPFINKVKVDSKLTNHKINIKISGNLGRGENVSALLENYLEELKNNLNRLLGIEQKPKIKIKFVNYQNPDKPETRVQ